From Deinococcus sp. HSC-46F16, the proteins below share one genomic window:
- a CDS encoding V-type ATP synthase subunit A, with protein sequence MTQTKQGVVQNIAGPAVIAGGMYGAKMYDIVRVGKERLVGEIIRLDGDTAFVQVYEDTSGLTVGEPVETTGLPLSVELGPGMLNGIYDGIQRPLDKIREASGDFIARGIEVSSLNRTQRWAFTPTVQAGDTVAGSSILGTVPEFSFTHKILTPPEVQGRLRWVADAGEYTIDDTIAELEDGTRLRMAHYWPVRAPRPVARKLDPSLPFLTGMRILDVLFPLVMGGAAAIPGPFGSGKTVTQQSVAKYGNADIVVYVGCGERGNEMTDVLVEFPELEDPKTGGPLMHRTILIANTSNMPVAAREASVYTGITLAEYFRDQGYSVSLMADSTSRWAEALREISSRLEEMPAEEGYPPYLGAKLAAFYERAGAVKTLAGEDGAVSVIGAVSPAGGDMSEPVTQATLRITGAFWRLDAGLARRRHFPAINWNGSYSLFTPILDSWYRENVGQDFPELRQRIGNILQQEASLQEVVQLVGPDALQDQERLVIEAGRMLRQDFLQQNGFDPVDASASMPKNYGLMKMMLKFYDEAEAALRNGATIDEIIQNPVIEKLSRARYVAEGEFMAYGEGVMDELDVTFKNAAKGVTA encoded by the coding sequence ATGACGCAGACCAAGCAGGGCGTCGTGCAGAACATCGCCGGACCGGCCGTGATTGCCGGGGGCATGTACGGCGCGAAGATGTACGACATCGTGCGCGTGGGCAAGGAGCGCCTCGTAGGCGAGATCATTCGCCTCGACGGGGACACCGCCTTCGTGCAGGTGTACGAGGACACCTCGGGCCTGACCGTGGGCGAGCCCGTGGAGACCACCGGCCTGCCCCTCTCGGTGGAGCTGGGGCCGGGGATGCTCAACGGCATCTACGACGGCATCCAGCGCCCCCTCGACAAGATCCGCGAGGCGTCGGGCGACTTTATCGCGCGCGGCATCGAGGTCTCGTCCCTCAACCGCACGCAGCGCTGGGCCTTTACCCCCACGGTGCAGGCCGGGGACACCGTGGCCGGCAGCTCCATCCTGGGGACGGTGCCCGAGTTTTCCTTCACCCACAAGATCCTGACGCCCCCCGAGGTGCAGGGCCGCCTGCGCTGGGTCGCCGATGCGGGTGAATACACCATCGACGACACCATCGCGGAACTGGAAGACGGCACCCGGCTGCGCATGGCGCACTACTGGCCGGTGCGCGCGCCGCGTCCCGTGGCCCGCAAGCTCGACCCCAGCCTCCCGTTCCTCACGGGCATGCGCATCCTCGACGTGCTGTTTCCGCTGGTGATGGGCGGCGCGGCGGCGATTCCCGGTCCCTTCGGCTCGGGCAAGACCGTGACCCAGCAGTCGGTCGCCAAGTACGGCAACGCCGACATCGTGGTCTACGTGGGCTGCGGCGAGCGCGGCAACGAGATGACCGACGTGCTGGTCGAGTTCCCGGAACTGGAAGACCCCAAGACCGGCGGACCGCTGATGCACCGCACCATCCTGATTGCCAACACCTCCAACATGCCGGTGGCGGCGCGTGAAGCCTCGGTGTACACCGGCATCACGCTGGCCGAGTACTTCCGCGACCAGGGTTACTCGGTGTCCCTGATGGCCGACTCGACCTCCCGCTGGGCCGAGGCGCTGCGCGAAATCTCCTCCCGCCTGGAAGAAATGCCCGCCGAAGAAGGCTACCCGCCCTACTTGGGGGCCAAGCTCGCCGCGTTCTATGAGCGTGCGGGGGCGGTCAAGACCCTGGCCGGGGAGGACGGCGCGGTCAGCGTGATCGGCGCCGTGAGCCCGGCCGGTGGCGACATGTCCGAGCCCGTCACCCAGGCGACCCTGCGCATCACCGGCGCCTTCTGGCGTCTGGACGCGGGTCTGGCCCGCCGCCGCCACTTCCCGGCGATCAACTGGAACGGCAGCTACAGCCTCTTCACGCCCATCCTCGACTCGTGGTACCGCGAGAACGTGGGGCAGGACTTCCCCGAACTGCGCCAGCGCATCGGCAACATTCTCCAGCAGGAAGCCTCCTTGCAGGAAGTCGTGCAGCTCGTCGGTCCCGACGCGCTTCAGGACCAGGAGCGCCTCGTGATCGAGGCCGGGCGCATGCTGCGGCAGGACTTCCTGCAGCAAAACGGCTTCGACCCGGTGGACGCCTCGGCCTCCATGCCCAAGAACTACGGCCTGATGAAGATGATGCTGAAGTTCTACGACGAGGCAGAAGCCGCGCTCCGCAATGGTGCCACCATCGACGAGATCATCCAGAACCCCGTCATCGAGAAGCTGTCGCGTGCCCGCTACGTCGCCGAGGGTGAATTCATGGCGTACGGCGAGGGCGTGATGGACGAACTCGACGTGACCTTCAAGAACGCTGCCAAGGGAGTGACCGCGTGA
- a CDS encoding V-type ATP synthase subunit F: MTQATNTQRVAVLTDAETATGYRLAGAEVIETTPGEAVSALERLIVEGRYGLVAVDTGLVPDPATATARVMRGRDLPILLPIPSLRDAFAADTVDAKAYMGKLVRDTIGFDIKL, translated from the coding sequence ATGACCCAGGCGACCAATACCCAGCGGGTGGCGGTGCTCACCGACGCCGAAACCGCGACGGGCTACCGGCTCGCCGGGGCCGAGGTGATCGAGACCACGCCCGGCGAGGCGGTCTCGGCCCTCGAGCGCCTGATCGTGGAGGGACGCTACGGCCTCGTGGCCGTGGACACCGGCCTGGTGCCCGATCCGGCCACGGCGACCGCGCGGGTGATGCGCGGGCGCGACCTGCCCATCTTGCTGCCCATTCCCAGCCTGCGCGACGCCTTTGCCGCCGACACGGTGGACGCCAAGGCGTATATGGGCAAGCTGGTGCGGGACACCATCGGGTTCGATATCAAACTGTGA
- a CDS encoding V-type ATPase subunit gives MPDDYAYINTRVRVMRTKLLDGRALDSALAAGSYQEFLRVLSETEFAPDLREATAEGAGLPELDRALSQNLFRATQRVLGFADGQARREIEVLLMKWDLANLKTIARGLVGGRGSQAILEGLIPGGTLRPAALQTAAQSSDLASAAAAIAVTGHPLARAFRAAATAYAGSGRLLDLEVALDQGYYRHTLAVARELSLRRYLSREIDVTNALIARTARAQGVPLDPTLFVPGGSLDAGGFARLAGGDASGSADIAAILDAPSLEDAEVAARSLLDRSARSVAVSDVDGVGIILDFLRRKEIEIAKLRLIGRGKFYNLPTEQIRREVTA, from the coding sequence ATGCCCGACGACTACGCTTACATCAACACGCGCGTCCGCGTGATGCGGACCAAACTGCTCGACGGGCGCGCCCTTGACTCGGCGCTCGCGGCGGGCAGCTACCAGGAGTTCCTGCGCGTGCTCTCCGAAACCGAGTTCGCCCCCGACCTGCGCGAGGCGACCGCCGAGGGCGCGGGCCTGCCCGAACTCGACCGGGCGCTGTCGCAGAACCTGTTCCGGGCCACCCAGCGGGTGCTGGGCTTCGCGGACGGGCAGGCGCGGCGCGAGATCGAAGTCCTGCTGATGAAGTGGGACCTCGCCAACCTCAAGACCATCGCCCGTGGGCTGGTCGGCGGGCGCGGCAGCCAGGCCATCCTGGAGGGGCTGATTCCCGGCGGGACCCTGCGTCCGGCGGCCCTTCAGACGGCGGCGCAGAGCAGCGACCTCGCCAGCGCGGCGGCGGCCATCGCCGTGACCGGGCACCCGCTCGCGCGGGCCTTCCGGGCGGCGGCGACGGCCTACGCGGGGAGCGGGCGGCTGCTCGACCTCGAAGTCGCGCTTGACCAGGGGTACTACCGCCACACCCTGGCGGTGGCCCGCGAGCTCAGCCTGCGCCGCTACCTCAGCCGCGAGATCGACGTGACCAACGCCCTGATTGCCCGCACCGCGCGGGCACAGGGGGTTCCCCTCGACCCCACCCTCTTCGTGCCGGGCGGCAGCCTCGACGCGGGCGGCTTCGCGCGGCTCGCGGGTGGGGACGCGTCTGGAAGCGCGGACATTGCGGCCATTCTGGACGCCCCCAGCCTTGAGGACGCCGAGGTCGCGGCCCGCAGCCTGCTGGACCGCTCCGCCCGCAGCGTGGCGGTCTCGGACGTGGACGGCGTGGGGATCATCCTCGATTTCCTGCGGCGCAAGGAGATCGAGATCGCCAAGCTCCGGCTGATCGGGCGCGGCAAGTTCTACAACCTGCCCACCGAGCAGATTCGCCGGGAGGTGACCGCATGA
- a CDS encoding V-type ATP synthase subunit E, producing MALDKLLENEAQLEIERIRAEARDRAAQILAQAQERAQALVESRARLLDTQRQAGLVRARSAADLELNAARLTAGEQGLSQVYALVESQLGDIARLPEYREILARLLAQARDAIPDAEAVEVSPQDLAVAQGLVSDLPVRENPAISGGVRVVARGGKSGITNTLPGRLERVRAELAPQVSRLLAGE from the coding sequence ATGGCCCTCGACAAGCTTCTCGAAAACGAGGCGCAGTTGGAGATCGAGCGCATCCGCGCCGAGGCCCGTGACCGTGCCGCGCAGATCCTGGCGCAGGCCCAGGAACGCGCTCAGGCGCTCGTCGAGAGCCGCGCCCGGCTGCTGGACACCCAGCGTCAGGCCGGGCTGGTCCGTGCCCGCTCGGCGGCCGACCTCGAACTCAACGCCGCGCGGCTGACCGCCGGTGAGCAGGGCCTCTCGCAGGTGTACGCGCTCGTGGAGTCGCAGCTCGGCGACATCGCCCGGCTGCCCGAGTACCGCGAGATCCTGGCCCGGCTGCTCGCCCAGGCCCGCGACGCGATTCCCGACGCCGAGGCGGTGGAAGTCAGCCCGCAGGACCTGGCCGTGGCCCAGGGCCTCGTCAGCGATCTGCCGGTGCGGGAGAACCCGGCCATTTCCGGTGGGGTGCGGGTTGTGGCCCGCGGCGGCAAGAGCGGGATCACCAACACGCTGCCGGGCCGCCTGGAACGGGTCCGCGCGGAACTCGCGCCGCAGGTCAGCCGCCTGCTCGCCGGGGAATAA
- a CDS encoding V-type ATP synthase subunit K: MTKYNKIVLASLVLALASTGLAQEAGAAGDETYRGLRALGAGLALGLGAVGTGIAQARIGSSLVGAVAEDPSKAGSLLLYFLIPETLVIFGFLALFILN; encoded by the coding sequence ATGACCAAGTACAACAAGATCGTCCTCGCGTCCCTCGTTCTCGCCCTCGCCAGCACCGGTCTGGCGCAGGAGGCTGGCGCGGCGGGCGACGAAACCTACCGCGGCCTGCGGGCGCTGGGCGCCGGTCTGGCGCTGGGCCTCGGCGCGGTCGGCACCGGCATCGCGCAGGCCCGCATCGGGTCTTCGCTGGTCGGCGCCGTCGCCGAGGACCCCAGCAAGGCGGGCAGCCTGCTGCTGTACTTCCTGATTCCCGAAACGCTCGTCATCTTCGGCTTCCTCGCGCTGTTCATCCTGAACTGA
- a CDS encoding V-type ATP synthase subunit I, protein MINPMQQVVIATRRRGSEAVITALQDAGVLHLKPITGGPLSTGSLAGGDAQSRRDDERLLARAESTIAELGAYRPAPAPLPPQEDWERVVEEAAGPVSALARQRQELQADLDAEASYGDAVRTLARLSGGVDRSRRLTVVPFLLQPNDSLADLEAALQGTLKDRYALATDAAGSNRVGLIAVLRGDRDAARAALSRVRLGELRLPGRFDSMSLSDAAAAFEQVRGQGAERQRLLGEEREALARTHGPVLYAVRDALKDRVAIHDVRAVSARGKYSLAMQGYVPADRVPALTAALGRFGDAVAYELHPVDEHHDLSVPVQLKNNSYVRPFQVVMGLMSLPRYGTFDPTWVIALFFPLFFGIIIADIGYGLLFLLFGLWLLGKARRNEGWDLSFFGAYVPPATLRDLGFVTNVMAAWSILWGFLTGEFFGTLLEHLHVFYLNPELLNSLWSWTGIRYPAEEAHHSGLIPILFPRLETGYFSNVALVFALLFGILQVLWGWGIRVQQGLKHRDPVHVWEGLALFGGVGALILMAFATRAGKDFGEFTNFANPLILLMYVGFALFVVGWLRVIKHYPLLPIELLSQGGAVVSYARIFAVGLVSAILAKLCTDVGWSLYENIGFLGILIGILLGALLHFFVLALTLIGHIIQPLRLHMVEFLNPTGFNAETSPAYNPLRRLSAAGTVSGQGK, encoded by the coding sequence GTGATCAACCCCATGCAGCAGGTCGTGATCGCCACCCGCCGGCGCGGCAGCGAGGCGGTCATCACGGCGCTGCAAGACGCCGGGGTGCTGCACCTCAAGCCCATCACCGGGGGGCCGCTCTCCACCGGCTCGCTCGCCGGGGGGGACGCGCAGTCGCGCCGGGACGACGAGCGGCTGCTCGCCCGCGCCGAGAGCACCATCGCCGAACTCGGGGCCTACCGCCCCGCCCCCGCCCCCCTGCCCCCGCAGGAGGACTGGGAGCGCGTGGTCGAGGAAGCCGCCGGGCCGGTCTCGGCGCTCGCCCGCCAGCGGCAGGAGCTTCAGGCCGACCTCGACGCCGAGGCCTCCTACGGGGACGCGGTGCGGACCCTCGCCCGGCTCTCCGGGGGGGTCGACCGCAGCCGCCGCCTGACGGTGGTGCCCTTCCTGCTTCAGCCCAACGACAGCCTCGCGGACCTGGAAGCGGCCCTGCAGGGCACGCTCAAAGACCGCTACGCGCTCGCCACCGACGCGGCCGGGTCCAACCGGGTCGGCTTGATCGCCGTCTTGCGCGGGGACCGGGACGCGGCCCGCGCGGCGCTGTCGCGCGTGCGGCTCGGGGAACTGCGGCTGCCGGGGCGCTTCGACAGCATGAGCCTGTCGGACGCGGCCGCCGCCTTCGAGCAGGTGCGGGGCCAGGGTGCAGAACGCCAGCGCCTGCTCGGCGAGGAGCGTGAGGCGCTGGCCCGCACCCACGGCCCGGTGCTGTACGCCGTGCGCGATGCCCTCAAAGACCGGGTCGCCATTCACGACGTGCGGGCCGTGTCCGCGCGGGGCAAGTACAGCCTGGCGATGCAGGGGTACGTCCCGGCCGACCGGGTGCCCGCGCTGACGGCCGCACTGGGCCGCTTCGGGGACGCGGTCGCCTACGAACTGCACCCCGTCGACGAGCACCACGACCTCTCGGTGCCCGTGCAGCTCAAGAACAACAGCTACGTCCGGCCCTTCCAGGTCGTGATGGGGCTGATGAGCCTGCCCCGCTACGGCACCTTCGATCCCACCTGGGTGATCGCGCTGTTCTTCCCGCTGTTTTTCGGCATCATCATCGCCGACATCGGGTACGGACTGCTGTTCTTGCTCTTCGGCCTGTGGCTGCTGGGCAAGGCGCGGCGGAACGAGGGCTGGGACCTCAGCTTCTTCGGGGCCTACGTGCCGCCCGCGACCCTGCGCGACCTCGGCTTCGTCACGAACGTGATGGCGGCCTGGAGCATCCTGTGGGGCTTTCTCACGGGCGAGTTCTTCGGCACCCTGCTGGAGCACCTGCACGTCTTCTACCTCAACCCCGAGCTGCTCAACAGCCTCTGGAGCTGGACGGGCATTCGCTACCCGGCCGAGGAAGCGCATCACTCCGGCCTGATTCCGATTCTCTTTCCGCGCCTGGAGACAGGCTACTTTTCCAACGTCGCGCTGGTCTTCGCGCTGCTGTTCGGCATCCTGCAAGTGCTGTGGGGCTGGGGCATCCGCGTGCAGCAGGGCCTCAAGCACCGCGACCCCGTGCACGTCTGGGAGGGCCTCGCCCTGTTCGGCGGCGTGGGCGCCCTGATCCTGATGGCCTTTGCCACCCGCGCGGGCAAGGACTTCGGGGAGTTCACCAACTTCGCCAACCCCCTCATCCTGCTGATGTACGTCGGCTTCGCCCTGTTCGTGGTGGGCTGGCTGCGCGTGATCAAGCACTACCCGCTGCTGCCCATCGAACTGCTGTCGCAGGGCGGCGCGGTCGTGAGCTACGCCCGTATCTTCGCGGTCGGGCTGGTCTCGGCCATTCTGGCCAAGCTCTGCACCGACGTGGGCTGGAGCCTGTACGAGAACATCGGTTTCCTCGGCATTCTCATCGGCATCCTGCTGGGCGCCCTGCTGCACTTTTTCGTCCTGGCGCTCACTTTGATCGGTCACATCATCCAGCCGCTGCGTCTGCACATGGTCGAGTTTCTCAACCCGACCGGCTTCAACGCCGAGACCAGCCCGGCCTACAACCCCCTTCGCCGCCTCAGCGCCGCTGGCACGGTCAGCGGGCAGGGCAAATAA
- a CDS encoding V-type ATPase subunit subunit G family protein, which produces MSELASREAALDAQIEAAREEARREVEAAEAQAARILADAQARAAQMQAQHDQELSSEAERIRTDARARAEAEAQATRERASARVQQAAELILRAVLP; this is translated from the coding sequence TTGAGTGAACTGGCCAGCCGCGAGGCAGCCCTGGACGCGCAGATCGAAGCGGCCCGCGAGGAAGCGCGGCGCGAGGTCGAAGCGGCCGAGGCCCAGGCGGCCCGCATCCTGGCGGACGCGCAGGCCCGCGCGGCGCAGATGCAGGCGCAGCACGATCAGGAGCTGAGCAGTGAGGCCGAGCGCATCCGCACGGATGCCCGTGCCCGCGCCGAGGCCGAAGCGCAGGCCACCCGCGAGCGGGCGAGCGCCCGCGTGCAGCAGGCCGCCGAACTGATCCTGAGGGCGGTGCTGCCGTGA
- a CDS encoding ammonium transporter: MNGAALLRAFVLLLLTGSALAAPPAPAPDSGDTAWMLIATALVLLMTPALALFYGGLTRAPSVLNTMMMSVVSLGLVLVLWTLTGYTLAFGEGGGALIGGLGHLGLEGLTGTLTGTVPSPVFAAFQGTFAVIALALISGAVVERMRFGAFLLFGGLWSLLVYAPLAHWVWSADGWLFRLGALDFAGGTVIHIAAGVSALVAAWAVGPRLGYPQAAHVPHNVPFVLLGAGLLWFGWVGFNAGSALAAGHTAALALLTTLVAPAAALLTWLGWEAARSGKPTAVGGATGLVVGLVAITPACAFVTPWAALLIGGLGATASFWAVQAKRRLWADDALDVFACHGVAGIVGALLTGALAWTTGSGQAVGPQLLVQGASVAASVALSGLGTLLLLRLVGHLTPLRVSPRQEVGGMDLSAHSEQGYREPDGRLGSPVVLGGD; this comes from the coding sequence ATGAATGGGGCCGCGCTCCTGCGGGCCTTTGTGCTCCTGCTGCTGACCGGCAGCGCCCTGGCCGCACCCCCCGCCCCGGCGCCCGACTCCGGCGACACGGCCTGGATGCTGATTGCCACCGCGCTGGTGCTGCTGATGACCCCCGCCCTGGCCCTGTTCTACGGGGGCCTGACCCGCGCTCCCAGCGTGCTGAACACCATGATGATGAGCGTCGTGTCTCTCGGGCTGGTGCTCGTGCTGTGGACGCTGACCGGGTACACCCTGGCGTTCGGGGAGGGCGGGGGAGCGCTGATCGGGGGCCTGGGGCACCTGGGGCTGGAGGGCCTGACCGGGACCCTGACCGGCACCGTGCCGTCCCCCGTCTTCGCGGCTTTTCAGGGGACGTTCGCGGTCATCGCGCTGGCGCTGATCAGTGGGGCGGTTGTCGAGCGAATGCGGTTTGGGGCCTTTCTGCTGTTCGGTGGGCTGTGGAGCCTGCTGGTCTACGCCCCGCTGGCCCACTGGGTCTGGAGCGCCGACGGCTGGCTGTTCCGGCTGGGGGCGCTGGATTTCGCGGGCGGCACCGTCATTCATATCGCGGCGGGAGTCAGTGCCCTCGTCGCGGCCTGGGCCGTGGGTCCACGGCTGGGCTACCCACAGGCGGCGCACGTGCCGCACAACGTCCCCTTCGTACTGCTGGGCGCGGGGCTGCTGTGGTTCGGCTGGGTGGGCTTCAATGCGGGCAGCGCCCTGGCGGCGGGCCACACGGCCGCGCTGGCGCTGTTGACCACGCTGGTCGCGCCCGCCGCCGCGCTGCTGACCTGGCTGGGCTGGGAGGCGGCCCGCAGCGGCAAACCCACCGCCGTGGGCGGCGCGACCGGGCTGGTCGTCGGGCTGGTGGCGATCACGCCCGCCTGCGCGTTCGTGACGCCCTGGGCCGCGCTGTTGATTGGGGGGCTAGGTGCGACCGCCAGCTTCTGGGCAGTGCAGGCCAAGCGCCGCCTGTGGGCCGACGATGCCCTGGACGTGTTCGCCTGTCACGGGGTCGCGGGCATCGTGGGGGCACTGCTCACCGGGGCGCTGGCCTGGACGACCGGCAGCGGGCAGGCCGTGGGGCCGCAACTGCTCGTGCAGGGGGCCAGCGTTGCGGCCAGCGTCGCCCTGAGCGGGCTGGGCACCCTGCTGCTGCTGCGGCTGGTCGGGCACCTGACGCCCCTGCGCGTCTCCCCGCGCCAGGAGGTCGGCGGCATGGACCTCAGCGCCCACAGCGAGCAGGGGTACCGTGAGCCCGACGGCCGCCTGGGTTCCCCAGTGGTGCTGGGCGGCGATTGA
- a CDS encoding P-II family nitrogen regulator, which yields MKLITAVVRPERVGQVKEALFRAGISGLTLSRVSGHGGEQEIVEHYRGTQVMIEFREKVEFRMAVSDTFAEAAIRAICEGARTGEVGDGKIFVQPLERVVRIRTGEEDTAALTPVTERQLTPVPASGRVG from the coding sequence ATGAAACTGATCACGGCGGTGGTGCGCCCCGAGCGGGTGGGGCAGGTCAAGGAGGCGCTGTTTCGGGCGGGGATCAGTGGGCTGACGCTGAGCCGCGTGTCCGGTCACGGCGGCGAGCAGGAGATCGTCGAGCACTACCGGGGCACCCAGGTGATGATCGAATTCCGCGAGAAGGTCGAGTTCCGCATGGCGGTCAGCGACACCTTCGCGGAGGCGGCCATCCGCGCGATTTGCGAAGGCGCCCGCACCGGGGAGGTCGGTGACGGCAAGATCTTCGTGCAGCCGCTGGAGCGCGTGGTCCGTATCCGCACGGGCGAGGAGGACACGGCCGCGCTCACCCCCGTCACCGAGCGCCAGCTCACGCCGGTTCCGGCGTCCGGGAGGGTCGGATGA
- a CDS encoding DUF4126 domain-containing protein, which produces MELLSGLLSSLGLSGAAGLNASIPLLLVGLLARFGVLDLAAPFDLLANPWVLLGIGVLGVLDFVGDKIPGVDHALHLVGGVVNAAAGAILFAAQTGVAEVPPALSLALGFVVAGGVHATRAAVRPVATATTGGIANPVLSAAEDGASLCLSVLAIFAPVLAVLGLAGVLVFAARLWQRVRGRRATSS; this is translated from the coding sequence ATGGAACTCCTCTCCGGTCTGCTGTCCTCGCTGGGCCTGTCGGGGGCGGCGGGGCTGAACGCCTCCATCCCGCTGCTGCTCGTGGGCCTGCTCGCGCGGTTTGGGGTCCTCGACCTCGCCGCGCCCTTCGACCTGCTGGCAAATCCCTGGGTCCTGCTGGGAATCGGGGTGCTGGGCGTGCTGGACTTCGTCGGGGACAAGATTCCCGGCGTAGACCACGCGCTGCACCTCGTCGGCGGGGTGGTGAACGCGGCGGCGGGCGCGATTCTCTTCGCCGCGCAGACGGGCGTGGCGGAGGTGCCCCCGGCGCTGAGTCTCGCCCTGGGATTCGTCGTGGCGGGCGGCGTCCATGCCACTCGCGCCGCCGTGCGTCCGGTCGCCACCGCCACGACGGGTGGGATCGCCAACCCGGTGCTGAGCGCCGCCGAGGACGGGGCCAGCCTGTGCCTGAGCGTGCTGGCGATTTTCGCGCCGGTGCTCGCGGTGCTGGGGCTGGCGGGCGTGCTGGTCTTTGCCGCGCGGCTGTGGCAGCGGGTGCGGGGGCGCCGGGCCACTTCCTCCTGA
- a CDS encoding M20/M25/M40 family metallo-hydrolase, which yields MTTTELRLDVLRHLSDLNGVPGQEDAVRDFVLSDLDGLVDEVRVDALGNVIALKRGREDAEGKRERVMLSAHMDEIGFLVRYIDEKGFLRVQALGGFDTRNLFARNVTVHTRGGALPGLLTPGGRPVHIATPEDRKKVPEVKEFFVDLGLGADDVKGRVRIGDMVTLNQTARQIGAMTVGKAMDDRASVFLQLEVLRAFREERPRHDVVAVFSVQEEVGLRGAIVAAYGVEPTLGIGLDVTLAVDTPGVGPDEAVTRLGEGIGIKVFDSTMISTRWLVDEFVDLAEKEGIPYQMEVLALGGTDGAAIQRTRAGVPALTLSLPTRYIHTVVEAVHETDLRAGVDLLVAYLR from the coding sequence GTGACCACAACCGAATTGCGGCTGGATGTCCTGCGCCACCTCTCCGACCTGAACGGCGTCCCCGGTCAGGAAGACGCCGTGCGCGACTTCGTGCTCTCCGACCTCGACGGGCTGGTGGACGAGGTGCGGGTGGACGCGCTGGGCAACGTGATTGCCCTCAAGCGCGGGCGCGAGGACGCCGAGGGGAAGCGCGAGCGCGTGATGCTCAGCGCCCACATGGACGAGATCGGCTTTCTGGTGCGGTACATCGACGAGAAGGGCTTCTTGCGGGTGCAGGCGCTCGGCGGCTTCGACACCCGCAACCTGTTCGCCCGCAACGTCACGGTGCACACGCGCGGCGGGGCGCTTCCCGGCCTGCTGACCCCCGGCGGTCGCCCCGTCCACATTGCCACCCCGGAAGACCGCAAGAAGGTGCCCGAGGTCAAGGAGTTCTTCGTGGACCTGGGCCTGGGTGCGGACGACGTGAAGGGCCGGGTGCGGATCGGGGACATGGTGACCCTCAACCAGACCGCCCGGCAGATCGGGGCCATGACGGTCGGCAAGGCGATGGACGACCGCGCCAGCGTCTTCCTGCAACTCGAGGTGCTGCGGGCCTTCCGGGAGGAGCGCCCCCGGCACGACGTGGTGGCCGTCTTCAGCGTGCAGGAGGAGGTCGGCCTGCGCGGGGCCATCGTCGCGGCGTATGGGGTCGAGCCGACCCTGGGCATCGGCCTCGACGTGACCCTCGCGGTGGACACCCCCGGCGTCGGCCCCGACGAGGCGGTCACCCGGCTGGGCGAGGGCATCGGGATCAAGGTCTTCGACTCCACCATGATCTCGACCCGCTGGCTGGTGGACGAGTTCGTGGACCTCGCGGAGAAAGAAGGCATTCCCTACCAGATGGAAGTGCTGGCCCTGGGCGGCACCGACGGCGCGGCCATCCAGCGCACGCGGGCGGGGGTGCCCGCCCTGACCCTCAGCCTACCCACCCGCTACATCCACACGGTCGTCGAGGCGGTCCACGAAACGGACCTGCGGGCCGGGGTGGACCTCCTCGTCGCGTACCTGCGCTGA